A genome region from Yoonia vestfoldensis includes the following:
- a CDS encoding glucose 1-dehydrogenase produces the protein MAQSRRGDAPSYPRPPFPEQTQPLPGSFAAMEPRPDHGETSWHGSGRLQRRVALITGGDSGIGRAVAIAYAREGADVAISYLSETEDAKDTERLILECGQQCLLLPGDISDPAHCRAIVADVVEEFGRIDILVNNAAHQQTFDAIDEITDSEWQRTFAVNIHAMFYLAKAAVPHMKKGGSIINTASINSDQPSPALLAYAATKGAIQNFTMGLAQMLADQEIRVNCVAPGPVWTPLIPGSFDGEKVSQFGANYPMQRPAQPVELASAYVMLAEPMSSYVSGATIAVTGGKPMI, from the coding sequence CTGGCGCAAAGCCGCAGGGGCGATGCGCCATCCTATCCGCGCCCGCCTTTTCCCGAACAGACCCAGCCGCTGCCCGGCAGTTTCGCCGCGATGGAACCGCGCCCTGATCATGGCGAGACATCATGGCACGGGTCCGGGCGGTTGCAGCGCCGTGTCGCGCTGATCACCGGCGGCGATAGCGGGATCGGGCGCGCCGTCGCCATCGCCTATGCCCGCGAAGGGGCCGATGTCGCGATCAGCTATCTGAGTGAGACCGAGGATGCCAAGGATACCGAACGCCTGATCCTTGAATGCGGCCAGCAATGTCTGTTGCTGCCGGGCGATATTTCTGACCCCGCCCATTGCCGCGCGATCGTCGCCGATGTGGTCGAGGAATTCGGCCGGATCGATATTCTGGTCAATAACGCCGCCCATCAGCAGACCTTTGACGCGATCGACGAGATCACCGATAGCGAATGGCAGCGCACCTTTGCCGTCAATATCCATGCGATGTTCTATCTGGCCAAGGCCGCTGTGCCGCATATGAAAAAGGGCGGCTCGATCATCAACACCGCCTCGATCAATTCCGACCAGCCCAGCCCGGCGCTGCTGGCCTATGCAGCCACCAAGGGGGCGATCCAGAATTTCACGATGGGGCTGGCGCAGATGCTGGCGGATCAGGAGATCCGCGTGAATTGCGTGGCCCCCGGACCGGTCTGGACCCCGCTGATCCCCGGCAGCTTTGATGGTGAAAAAGTATCGCAATTCGGGGCCAATTACCCGATGCAGCGGCCTGCGCAGCCGGTCGAGCTGGCCTCGGCCTATGTGATGCTGGCGGAACCGATGTCGAGCTATGTCTCTGGCGCGACCATCGCTGTTACCGGCGGCAAGCCGATGATCTGA
- a CDS encoding pyridoxamine 5'-phosphate oxidase family protein, which produces MTDLDRASSDPKDTLWHELTQVEAGMLGITGSGQHMQPMAHHVDAKAGCLWFLTTSDTDLAKALHPDSVAHFVIISGAQDFYACMSGPIAQRQDKAVLDALWQTSAADHFVDGKDDPALMLIALDLESAAIWAQPQGGSHHAWHVPAATDDSPDKRGVRKHITFD; this is translated from the coding sequence ATGACCGATCTAGACCGCGCAAGCAGCGACCCCAAGGACACATTGTGGCACGAACTCACCCAGGTCGAGGCCGGGATGCTGGGCATCACCGGCAGCGGGCAGCATATGCAGCCGATGGCGCATCATGTCGATGCCAAGGCTGGCTGTCTGTGGTTTCTTACCACCAGCGACACTGATCTTGCCAAGGCGCTGCACCCTGACAGCGTTGCGCATTTTGTCATCATCTCAGGCGCGCAGGATTTTTATGCCTGCATGTCCGGCCCGATTGCGCAGCGCCAGGACAAAGCCGTTCTTGACGCCCTGTGGCAGACATCGGCCGCAGATCATTTCGTGGATGGCAAGGATGATCCCGCCTTGATGCTGATCGCGCTCGACCTTGAAAGCGCGGCGATATGGGCGCAGCCCCAGGGCGGGTCGCATCACGCCTGGCATGTCCCCGCAGCCACAGACGACAGCCCCGATAAACGCGGTGTGCGCAAGCATATCACCTTTGACTGA
- a CDS encoding ferritin-like domain-containing protein, which translates to MGLFTKDIQSMDDLYLHTLEDIYYAEQQIEKALPKMIDKASSDTLRQAFDAHLHETKEQIARLEQVFAELGQQPKGVTCPAIDGIIKEANEISKEIGDAQVLDAALAAAAQAVEHYEITRYGTLIAWSKELGHTSCADILQQTLSEEEATDEKLTKIATARLNPAA; encoded by the coding sequence ATGGGTCTGTTTACAAAAGACATCCAATCGATGGACGATCTCTATCTGCACACGCTCGAAGACATCTATTACGCCGAACAGCAGATCGAAAAAGCGCTGCCCAAGATGATCGACAAAGCATCCTCGGATACGCTGCGTCAGGCGTTCGACGCCCATTTGCACGAAACCAAGGAACAGATCGCGCGGCTGGAACAGGTCTTTGCCGAACTTGGCCAGCAGCCTAAAGGCGTGACCTGTCCGGCCATTGACGGGATCATCAAGGAAGCCAACGAGATTTCCAAGGAAATCGGCGATGCGCAGGTGCTGGATGCCGCCCTGGCCGCTGCCGCGCAGGCGGTCGAGCATTACGAGATCACCCGCTACGGGACGCTGATTGCCTGGTCAAAAGAACTAGGCCACACATCCTGCGCCGATATCCTGCAACAGACGCTGTCCGAAGAAGAGGCGACAGATGAAAAGTTGACAAAGATCGCAACCGCACGGCTGAATCCCGCCGCCTGA
- a CDS encoding mechanosensitive ion channel family protein, giving the protein MDTATQIMAQAAQLFAALPDSIYPLAVILLGIAAGLVLHRLVFRFLTRVIGSKQGISDSLLRSARRPLRLGFVLIALITVLPNVSLPGNWESRLQHLGMVMLIILIGWTILLLTNLYTERSVLRYRFDTEDNLAARKYVTQVRVLRRVIDIVVVILTTGAVLLSFEGVRQYGVSLFASAGAAGLVVGFAARPVLANLIAGIQIALTQPIRLDDVVIVEGEWGWIEEISATYVVLRIWDWRRMVVPLSYFIEQPFQNWTRESASIIGAVTWHLDYTVPVAKVRAKLEDLVKASPHWDGNVVNLQVTEAEPDTLTLRGLMSARTSPLVWDLRCEIREKLIAWIQAEYPQALPRLRVARSRPDHEN; this is encoded by the coding sequence GTGGACACAGCAACACAAATCATGGCCCAGGCCGCGCAGCTATTCGCAGCCCTGCCCGACAGCATCTATCCGCTGGCGGTGATCTTGCTTGGCATCGCGGCGGGGCTGGTGCTGCACCGGCTGGTGTTTCGCTTTTTGACCCGCGTGATCGGCAGCAAACAGGGAATATCAGACAGCTTGCTGCGCTCTGCCCGGCGGCCCTTGCGGCTGGGCTTTGTGCTGATTGCGCTTATCACGGTGCTGCCCAATGTGTCCTTGCCCGGCAATTGGGAAAGCCGCTTGCAGCATCTGGGCATGGTGATGCTGATCATCCTGATCGGCTGGACGATCCTGCTGCTGACCAATCTTTATACCGAGCGATCGGTTCTGCGGTACCGGTTCGACACCGAGGACAACCTGGCAGCGCGCAAATATGTCACGCAGGTCCGCGTGCTGCGCCGCGTCATCGACATCGTGGTGGTGATCCTGACGACAGGGGCCGTGCTGCTGAGCTTCGAGGGCGTGCGCCAATATGGGGTCAGCCTATTTGCCTCGGCGGGGGCCGCAGGGCTGGTGGTCGGCTTTGCCGCGCGTCCGGTGCTGGCCAATCTGATCGCGGGCATCCAGATCGCCCTGACCCAGCCGATCCGGCTGGATGATGTGGTGATCGTCGAGGGCGAATGGGGCTGGATCGAGGAAATCTCGGCCACCTATGTGGTGCTGCGCATCTGGGATTGGCGGCGGATGGTCGTGCCGCTTTCCTATTTCATCGAACAGCCATTTCAGAACTGGACCCGCGAAAGCGCCTCGATCATCGGCGCGGTGACATGGCATCTTGATTACACCGTGCCGGTCGCCAAGGTCCGCGCCAAGCTTGAAGACCTGGTCAAGGCATCGCCGCATTGGGATGGCAATGTCGTCAATCTGCAAGTGACCGAAGCGGAGCCGGACACCCTGACGCTGCGCGGCTTGATGAGCGCGCGAACATCGCCCCTGGTCTGGGACCTGCGCTGCGAGATCCGCGAAAAGCTGATTGCCTGGATCCAGGCAGAATATCCACAGGCCCTGCCACGCCTGCGGGTCGCGCGGTCGCGGCCAGATCACGAAAACTGA
- a CDS encoding phage holin family protein, which produces MTNEKTAGAILNEAMTRVSNLVRGEIDLARAELNENVRGAGTAIGMIVAAAVVALTALNVLTAALVAALAELGIPGGWSALIVGVALALIAYLMLQKGKSDLQLASLAPTRTAANVKRDAQTVKESYND; this is translated from the coding sequence ATGACAAATGAAAAAACCGCCGGCGCAATCTTGAACGAGGCCATGACCCGCGTCAGCAATCTTGTGCGGGGCGAAATCGACCTTGCCCGCGCCGAATTGAACGAAAATGTCCGCGGTGCAGGCACGGCGATCGGCATGATCGTCGCGGCTGCCGTGGTGGCGCTGACCGCGCTCAATGTGCTGACCGCAGCACTGGTCGCGGCCTTGGCCGAGCTGGGCATTCCGGGCGGCTGGTCTGCGCTGATCGTGGGCGTGGCGCTGGCCCTGATCGCCTACCTGATGCTGCAAAAGGGCAAATCCGATTTGCAGCTTGCCTCGCTTGCGCCGACCCGCACGGCGGCGAATGTCAAACGTGACGCCCAGACCGTAAAGGAATCCTACAATGACTGA
- a CDS encoding DUF3618 domain-containing protein produces the protein MTDHRSPKDIERELEQQREGLADSLDDLKDKVSVETMLREAATQIREHSGEIGHSVTRAVKQNPLGVALTGIGLAWLIFGERRSPSPRRDDAAAARTTDARDSRHDSDAPSWARMTAAMGADDSDDSPAERARDGLKDSATALRDRGADLRARLSEGTEQLSEEGRARVLAAREKAYEARATLRAGMAETRDKAAELFTEQPLIVGGLALAVGAAIGAALPQTRIEQDHFGDTADELLQEAERIYAEERAKLGAVAQKAAKDMGEVVEKAASDAVDTIRPAEDGTGPDHGSGKPANQAGKSAQQDAYMPPSGPRKATPGDIPS, from the coding sequence ATGACTGATCACCGTTCCCCCAAGGATATCGAACGCGAATTGGAACAGCAGCGCGAAGGGCTGGCGGATAGTCTTGACGATCTCAAGGACAAGGTCTCGGTCGAGACGATGCTGCGCGAGGCGGCAACCCAGATCCGCGAGCACAGCGGCGAGATCGGCCATTCCGTCACTCGCGCGGTCAAGCAAAACCCGTTGGGCGTCGCGCTGACCGGTATCGGGCTGGCCTGGCTGATCTTTGGCGAAAGACGCAGCCCGTCGCCGCGCCGCGATGATGCCGCTGCCGCGCGGACGACTGATGCGCGCGACAGCCGGCATGACAGCGATGCCCCCTCTTGGGCGCGCATGACCGCCGCAATGGGCGCGGATGACAGCGATGACAGCCCGGCAGAGCGCGCCCGCGACGGGCTGAAAGACAGCGCAACGGCCCTGCGTGACCGTGGCGCCGATCTGCGCGCGCGTCTGTCCGAAGGCACCGAACAGCTGTCCGAAGAAGGCCGCGCCCGTGTTCTGGCCGCGCGCGAAAAAGCCTATGAAGCCCGCGCCACCCTGCGTGCAGGCATGGCAGAAACGCGTGACAAGGCGGCAGAGCTTTTCACCGAACAGCCGCTGATCGTGGGCGGTCTGGCGCTGGCTGTCGGTGCGGCGATCGGGGCGGCCTTGCCACAGACCCGCATCGAACAGGACCATTTTGGCGACACCGCCGATGAACTGTTGCAAGAGGCTGAACGCATCTATGCCGAGGAACGCGCAAAGCTTGGCGCCGTCGCGCAAAAGGCGGCCAAGGATATGGGCGAGGTGGTCGAGAAAGCCGCCTCTGACGCGGTTGACACTATCCGCCCGGCCGAGGATGGCACGGGTCCGGATCACGGCTCTGGCAAGCCTGCAAATCAGGCGGGCAAATCCGCGCAACAGGATGCATACATGCCGCCATCCGGGCCGCGCAAGGCCACGCCGGGCGATATTCCATCCTAA
- a CDS encoding sigma-70 family RNA polymerase sigma factor — translation MQPHRTNTPADTDDVDDVLTHLPALRAYARSLTRQYDDADDLVQTTLVKAIANISKYQPGTNLRAWLFTIMRNTFLTDVRKRTREQPGLSDCASTLSVSQPTHDEHIAGQRLMRAIGNLPRHYREILLLVVVLGESYEEAARICDCAIGTVKSRVNRARNLLIEDLGTSDFFDVIEARR, via the coding sequence ATGCAGCCTCACAGAACGAATACCCCCGCCGACACAGATGATGTCGACGACGTTCTGACGCATCTGCCCGCCCTGCGCGCCTATGCCCGCAGCCTGACCAGACAATATGACGACGCCGATGATCTGGTGCAGACAACGCTGGTCAAGGCGATTGCCAATATCTCTAAATACCAGCCGGGCACGAACCTGCGGGCGTGGCTGTTCACGATCATGCGCAACACTTTTCTGACCGATGTGCGCAAACGGACCCGCGAACAACCCGGGCTCAGCGATTGCGCCTCGACGCTGTCAGTCAGCCAGCCGACCCATGACGAACATATCGCCGGGCAACGGCTGATGCGTGCGATTGGCAATCTGCCACGGCATTACCGCGAAATCTTGTTGCTGGTCGTTGTGCTGGGCGAAAGCTATGAAGAGGCGGCCCGGATATGCGATTGCGCCATCGGCACCGTCAAAAGCCGCGTCAACCGCGCGCGCAACCTGCTGATCGAGGATCTGGGGACAAGCGATTTTTTCGACGTGATCGAAGCCCGCCGGTAA
- a CDS encoding DUF1622 domain-containing protein, which produces MSHAILDGAARVLEAAGVAAILLGAAIALAHVIGGILRRDDGEKLFERFRTELAKSILIGVEFLIAADIIGTVIVDPSLDSLAVLALIVLIRTFLSFSLEVEIEGRWPWNRNRNRHED; this is translated from the coding sequence TTGTCACATGCAATTCTTGACGGCGCGGCGCGCGTTCTCGAAGCGGCGGGCGTTGCGGCGATCCTGTTGGGGGCGGCCATCGCGCTGGCCCATGTGATCGGCGGCATCTTGCGCCGTGATGACGGCGAAAAACTGTTCGAGCGGTTCCGCACAGAATTGGCCAAAAGCATTCTGATCGGCGTCGAATTCCTGATCGCCGCCGATATTATCGGCACGGTGATTGTCGATCCGTCACTCGACAGCCTGGCGGTGCTGGCGCTGATCGTGCTGATCCGCACCTTCCTGAGCTTTAGCCTCGAGGTCGAAATCGAAGGGCGCTGGCCCTGGAACCGCAATCGCAACCGCCACGAGGATTGA
- a CDS encoding ferric reductase-like transmembrane domain-containing protein: MTGSETAQDCIRLADRPVVVFLRAAIWLLAGLAVIALPFAVIITSRDLPAPVALLWDFAMGCGFAALALAAVQFALTGRIKLLTAPFGADIIYVFHRFLSWGVLGLMLLHFAVLYIWYQPALGDLNPLSARWELTIGRFALACFVLLIVTSELRKWLRLDYHWWRVMHVALAVAGFAAAVAHVLGVGKYTGADQTRALWLGVTLVWAGFILWARLLRPAILWRNAWRVTRNSAERGGVHRLTLRPEGRPLRAWKAGQFAWLSIGDTPWAMKEHPFTIATAPELGPEIAFAIKPLGDDSERLTKVKPGSRAYVDGPFGTFSVDREADAAGFVMIAGGVGITPVIANLTALQARNDPRPVILIYANPTLEAAPFREELDALAARMNLTVVHVLETPPADWRGESGYIDGDLLARHLPEQTRHWPHMLCGPAPMLDATTAALRQSGVSARRISFEIFEMV; encoded by the coding sequence ATGACCGGATCAGAAACTGCGCAGGATTGCATCCGCTTGGCCGACCGGCCCGTGGTGGTCTTTTTGCGCGCGGCGATCTGGCTGCTGGCAGGGCTGGCGGTGATTGCGCTGCCTTTCGCCGTGATCATCACCAGCCGCGACCTGCCCGCCCCGGTTGCGCTGCTGTGGGATTTCGCGATGGGCTGCGGCTTTGCCGCGCTGGCGCTGGCGGCGGTGCAATTCGCGCTGACCGGCCGGATCAAACTGCTGACTGCCCCGTTCGGGGCCGATATCATCTATGTCTTTCATCGCTTTCTTAGCTGGGGTGTTTTGGGCCTGATGCTGCTGCATTTCGCGGTGCTTTATATCTGGTATCAACCCGCCTTGGGCGATCTGAACCCGCTGAGCGCGCGTTGGGAACTGACAATCGGGCGGTTCGCGCTGGCCTGTTTCGTGCTGCTGATCGTGACCTCCGAGCTGCGCAAATGGCTGCGGCTGGATTATCATTGGTGGCGCGTGATGCATGTCGCGCTGGCGGTTGCGGGCTTTGCCGCTGCCGTGGCGCATGTGCTGGGGGTTGGCAAATATACCGGGGCCGATCAAACCCGCGCCCTGTGGCTGGGGGTGACGCTGGTCTGGGCGGGGTTCATCCTGTGGGCGCGGCTGCTGCGTCCGGCGATCCTGTGGCGCAATGCCTGGCGGGTGACACGCAATAGCGCGGAACGCGGCGGGGTGCATCGGCTGACCCTGCGCCCCGAAGGCCGCCCGCTGCGCGCTTGGAAAGCCGGGCAATTCGCTTGGCTGTCGATCGGCGATACGCCCTGGGCGATGAAAGAGCATCCGTTCACCATTGCCACCGCCCCCGAGCTTGGCCCCGAGATCGCCTTTGCGATCAAGCCATTGGGCGACGATTCCGAACGGCTGACCAAGGTCAAACCGGGCAGCCGCGCCTATGTCGACGGCCCTTTCGGCACCTTCTCGGTTGATCGCGAGGCCGATGCCGCCGGTTTCGTGATGATCGCAGGCGGTGTCGGGATCACGCCGGTGATCGCCAATCTGACGGCGTTGCAGGCCCGCAACGACCCGCGCCCGGTGATCCTGATCTATGCCAATCCGACGCTGGAGGCGGCGCCTTTTCGCGAAGAGCTGGATGCGCTGGCCGCAAGGATGAACCTGACCGTCGTGCATGTTCTTGAAACCCCGCCTGCCGATTGGCGCGGCGAAAGCGGCTATATCGACGGCGATCTGCTGGCGCGCCATCTGCCGGAACAAACGCGGCATTGGCCGCATATGCTTTGTGGTCCGGCACCGATGCTTGATGCCACCACCGCCGCCTTGCGCCAAAGTGGCGTCAGCGCGCGGCGGATCAGTTTTGAAATTTTCGAAATGGTGTGA
- a CDS encoding c-type cytochrome: MTERRAFQLPSGKALALAAAGFVAIAALPAVAQPDAPKDAAMAQIARGAYVARAAGCMSCHAEDLSGGYAVETPMGTIVASNISPSIRYGTGDYSRDDLADVLRKGVAPDRRLYPAMPYASYRGMRDADIDDLYVWLQAQDPVERPTEAQTDLPFPFNIRTGVLAWNWLQLDTRNLPQSDDPILARGAYLVNHLGHCGECHTPRDDLFGMRDDLYLAGATMDGWHAPNLTGDPVTGLGEWSAQDLIDYLGRGQAADRVQAAGPMADVVQHATRHLHQDDLAAMAAYLKALAPIPRGNQQMPVLLPEPARRDPVYRYGQIRAEMEAALGRADLTPPEQLYLANCAACHGVSGQGQAQAYYPPLQQNAALRRTDPMNLLQVLLHGVPAGKLHGAPAMPGFANELSAAQIAMLANYTRTTFGDHADSDVTAADVTRIAAFAPPMSPALRMLQIGAWVGVALLLILVLLAGWWLLRRRRRHLRAAERTKP, translated from the coding sequence ATGACGGAACGGCGTGCCTTTCAGCTGCCCTCGGGCAAGGCTTTGGCTTTGGCTGCGGCTGGTTTTGTCGCCATCGCAGCACTGCCTGCGGTCGCACAGCCCGATGCGCCCAAGGATGCCGCGATGGCGCAGATCGCGCGCGGTGCCTATGTCGCGCGGGCTGCGGGCTGCATGTCCTGCCACGCAGAGGATCTGTCCGGCGGCTATGCGGTCGAAACCCCGATGGGCACCATCGTCGCCAGCAATATCAGCCCCTCTATCCGCTATGGCACGGGCGATTACAGCCGCGATGATCTGGCCGATGTGCTGCGCAAGGGTGTGGCCCCCGACAGGCGGCTTTATCCGGCGATGCCATATGCGTCCTATCGGGGCATGCGTGATGCCGATATCGACGATCTTTACGTCTGGTTGCAGGCCCAGGACCCGGTCGAGCGCCCGACAGAGGCCCAGACCGATCTGCCGTTCCCGTTCAATATCCGCACCGGGGTGCTGGCCTGGAACTGGCTGCAGCTGGATACGCGCAATCTGCCGCAAAGCGATGATCCCATCCTGGCACGGGGGGCCTATCTGGTGAACCATCTGGGGCATTGCGGGGAATGTCATACCCCGCGCGATGATCTGTTCGGGATGCGCGACGATCTTTATCTTGCGGGCGCAACCATGGACGGCTGGCATGCGCCCAATCTGACCGGCGATCCTGTGACCGGGCTGGGTGAATGGTCCGCGCAGGATCTGATTGATTATCTGGGGCGCGGACAGGCCGCCGACAGGGTGCAGGCCGCAGGGCCGATGGCGGATGTCGTGCAACATGCAACGCGCCACTTGCATCAGGACGACCTTGCCGCGATGGCGGCTTATCTCAAGGCACTTGCGCCGATCCCGCGCGGCAATCAGCAGATGCCGGTTCTGCTGCCAGAGCCTGCGCGGCGCGATCCGGTCTATCGCTATGGCCAGATCCGCGCAGAAATGGAGGCGGCGCTGGGCCGCGCCGATCTGACGCCGCCTGAACAGCTCTATCTTGCCAATTGCGCCGCCTGTCACGGGGTCAGCGGGCAAGGGCAGGCGCAGGCCTATTACCCGCCGCTTCAGCAGAATGCGGCATTGCGCCGAACCGATCCGATGAACCTGTTGCAGGTGCTGCTGCACGGCGTGCCTGCGGGCAAATTGCACGGCGCGCCCGCGATGCCGGGTTTTGCCAATGAGCTATCGGCTGCGCAGATCGCGATGCTGGCCAATTACACGCGCACGACCTTTGGCGATCACGCTGACAGCGATGTGACCGCGGCCGATGTGACGCGGATCGCGGCTTTTGCGCCGCCGATGTCGCCCGCCTTGCGGATGCTGCAAATCGGGGCCTGGGTCGGCGTTGCGCTGCTGCTGATCCTTGTGCTGCTGGCGGGTTGGTGGCTGCTGCGCCGCCGTCGCCGCCACTTGCGCGCGGCAGAAAGGACAAAACCATGA
- a CDS encoding flavin monoamine oxidase family protein, with product MTSFTPTRRQLLTMIGQVAGSAAMYQAMTSLGFAQDSGYTQPIRLQGPRQGRRVLILGAGVAGMSAAYELRQAGYEVKILEYQDRHGGRCLTIRGGDRFTEMGGHEITCDFESDGYFNPGPWRLPVHHRAVMEYCRRLGVPLQPFIIKNNKAFLHAPDAFGGQPQRVGHVEKDMRGHIAELLAKSLDQRHLDDMVTHEDREKLLEGLQAWGVLNKDLRYRASDDLGGVRGWDVRPPGGLMPDKRPSEPVDLSPLLQSGLWDQLFNFNGYSFEPPMFEPVGGMDAIADAFAREVEEVIQLGARVTRIAQEDDGVTVTYEDANRGGSIQQETADWCICTIPLSVLAQIEVQCSDRMQKAIAAVPYASAFKVALEFRRRFWEQDDWIMGGISYTDLPLVQIAYPNYGFMTDGPAVLQAAYDTSTAGRNFTYSWSSMTPQERIEAAFALGRQIHPQYDAEFMSGTSWVWHRVDWSLGCYGQWTEDLRDQHYRALCEIDNRLVLAGEHCSEIPAWLEGALLSSLDAIKRLDQRENAA from the coding sequence ATGACATCATTCACCCCGACCCGCCGCCAATTGCTGACCATGATCGGTCAGGTCGCAGGCAGTGCGGCGATGTATCAGGCGATGACCAGCCTGGGGTTCGCGCAGGATTCGGGCTATACCCAGCCCATCCGCCTGCAAGGGCCACGGCAAGGGCGGCGTGTCCTGATCCTGGGCGCTGGTGTCGCGGGCATGAGCGCGGCCTATGAGCTGCGCCAGGCCGGCTATGAGGTGAAGATCCTCGAATATCAGGACCGCCACGGCGGCCGCTGCCTGACCATCCGTGGCGGTGACCGCTTTACCGAAATGGGCGGGCATGAAATCACCTGCGATTTCGAAAGCGACGGCTATTTCAACCCCGGCCCGTGGCGGCTGCCGGTGCATCATCGCGCGGTCATGGAATATTGCAGGCGGCTGGGCGTGCCGTTGCAGCCTTTCATCATCAAGAACAACAAGGCATTCCTGCATGCGCCCGATGCTTTCGGGGGCCAGCCGCAGCGGGTGGGCCATGTCGAAAAGGATATGCGCGGGCATATCGCGGAATTGCTGGCCAAATCGCTGGATCAGCGCCATCTGGACGATATGGTCACCCATGAGGACCGCGAAAAGCTGCTGGAAGGCTTGCAGGCATGGGGTGTGCTGAACAAGGATCTGCGCTATCGGGCCAGCGATGATCTGGGCGGCGTGCGCGGCTGGGATGTGCGCCCGCCGGGGGGCTTGATGCCCGACAAGCGCCCGTCAGAACCGGTCGATCTATCGCCGCTGCTGCAATCGGGGCTTTGGGATCAGCTGTTCAATTTCAACGGCTATTCATTCGAGCCGCCGATGTTCGAACCTGTGGGCGGCATGGACGCAATCGCCGATGCCTTCGCGCGCGAGGTCGAAGAGGTGATCCAGCTGGGCGCGCGTGTCACCCGCATCGCGCAGGAGGATGACGGCGTCACCGTCACCTATGAGGATGCCAATCGTGGCGGGTCCATCCAGCAAGAAACCGCCGATTGGTGCATCTGCACGATCCCGCTGTCGGTTCTGGCCCAGATCGAGGTGCAATGCAGTGACCGGATGCAAAAGGCCATTGCCGCCGTGCCCTATGCCTCGGCCTTCAAGGTCGCGCTGGAATTCCGGCGCCGGTTCTGGGAACAGGATGATTGGATCATGGGCGGGATCAGCTATACCGACCTGCCGCTGGTGCAGATTGCCTATCCCAATTACGGCTTTATGACCGATGGGCCTGCGGTCTTGCAGGCGGCCTATGATACCTCGACCGCGGGGCGCAATTTCACCTATTCCTGGTCCAGCATGACCCCGCAGGAACGGATCGAGGCAGCCTTTGCCCTGGGCCGGCAGATCCATCCGCAATATGATGCCGAATTCATGTCCGGCACATCATGGGTCTGGCACCGGGTCGACTGGTCGCTGGGATGTTATGGCCAATGGACCGAGGATCTGCGCGATCAGCATTACCGCGCGCTTTGTGAAATCGACAACCGTCTGGTGCTGGCGGGGGAACATTGTTCCGAAATTCCCGCCTGGCTCGAAGGGGCGCTGCTGTCCTCACTGGATGCGATCAAGCGGCTGGATCAGAGGGAGAATGCAGCATGA
- a CDS encoding c-type cytochrome, with product MSARQLCALFAMMAALGTAKDARAQDQPGDPVADLLARFSDQPGPFTQTDGAALYRTICQACHMPDGEGAAGAGAYPPLAGNPKMNSKHFVAGVILNGYHGMPDFAAELDDAQVAALTDYVRMALGNAYQDPITPDQVSALRPPDGGDSTGH from the coding sequence ATGAGCGCGCGCCAGCTTTGTGCCTTGTTTGCGATGATGGCCGCCTTGGGCACGGCCAAGGATGCGCGCGCCCAAGACCAGCCCGGCGATCCGGTCGCGGACCTGCTGGCGCGGTTTTCCGACCAGCCGGGGCCGTTCACCCAGACCGACGGGGCGGCGCTTTATCGCACGATCTGCCAGGCCTGCCACATGCCCGATGGGGAAGGGGCGGCAGGCGCGGGGGCCTATCCGCCGCTGGCGGGCAATCCCAAGATGAATTCCAAGCATTTCGTGGCGGGGGTGATCCTGAACGGCTATCACGGCATGCCCGATTTCGCGGCTGAACTGGATGATGCGCAGGTCGCGGCGCTGACCGATTATGTGCGCATGGCGTTGGGCAACGCCTATCAGGACCCGATCACGCCCGATCAGGTTTCCGCCTTGCGCCCGCCTGACGGGGGCGACAGCACCGGCCATTAG